The Candidatus Methylomirabilis sp. genomic interval GAGGCCACGATCTCCGTGGGCCCCGGGAGGACCTGGCCCAGGAGCTCGCGGATGAGCGCGAAGCGGTAGGCGATGGCCTCGAGCGCCGCCTGCAGGATCTCGATCGGTCGAGTCGCGAGGCGGAGCCCCACCAGGGCGCCGCGTGCCTCCGCCGCCCAGCCCGGGCTCCGCTCCCCCGCGAGGAACGGGAGGCAGGTGAGGCCGTGGCCGTCCGGCGGCAGGACGGCCAGCTCCCGCTCGACCTCCTCGGCGGCGCCGAGGCGGAGGACGCCCTGCAGCCAGGCGAAGACGTCCCCCCCGCTGCTCAGCGCTCCCCCCAGGACGGCCCGGCGACGGTCGAGACGATACGCCCAGAGGCCCCACGGGACGCGCCCGGCCGGCGCCTCGCAGAGGGCGCGCATCGCCCCCGACGTTCCCACCATCAGGGCCACCCGGCCGGGCCCCGTGCACCCGCTTCCCACGTTGCCGCAGGCGCCGTCCCCGAGGGCCGGGAACCAGAGGGCATCGCGCAGGGCGGGCCACCGGCTGGCGAACTGCGCCCGCATCCCCGCCGGCGGCGCATCCAGGTCCGTGAGGGAAGAGAGCTGCTCGGGGCTGACGGAGATGGCCCGGAGCACCTCGGCGTCCCAGGTCCCCTCCCGCTGGTTGAGGAGGCCGGTCCCCGAGGCCATCGAGAGGCTGCAGGCGGCCCGGCCGAGCAGGCAGAGGTGCAGGTACTCGCCGATGGACATCCAGCGGGCGGCCCGGCGGAATGACGGAGGAGCGGTGCGGGAGAGCCAGAGGAGCTTGGCGGGAAGGTAGCTGGGGTGGAGAGGGCAGCCCGTCCGCGCATGGATCGCCGGCTCGTCGAGGCGCTGACGGAGCTCGGCCGCCTCGCCCCGGCTGCGCGTATCGCCCCAGCTATAGAGGGGGGTGACGGCCTGCCCGCTGCCGTCCACGCCGACCAGGCTGTGCCAGAAGGCCGAGGTGGCCACCGCGGCGATCGGCGGAAGAGGGGCCCCGGGGGCCGCGAGGAGCGCGTCCAGGCAGGTCGCAGCCCGGGCGACCATGGCGTCCGCGTCGGTCTGGACGCCGCCGTCGGGCGTCACCTCCATCGCGTACGCGGCCCGCCCCTCCCGGCCCGCCAAGAGGCAGCCGCGGCGGTCGAAGAGGAGGGCCCGGACCGAGGAGGTCCCGATATCCAGGGCGACGGTGAGGGGAGCCTCGGCCTCGCTCGGCAGGACGGGTGGCATGCCCAGACCCCAGCCTGAACGACGGGAATCGAGTCTTGCGCCACATCATACGGGCTTTGGGGGTGTGAGACACCCCCAAAACGCGACGGCCGGGGGGGAGGGCCCGACGGGATCCCCAAACAAAATAAAGAGGGGGGAACGGTGCAGTTCCCCCCTCGGAATCGTCTCTCTGTGGTGCGGTGCGCCTATGCGACGGGCTCGGCACCCTCGGCGATCGGCGGACCGCTCTCCGGGGCCGGCCCCTCCGAGGCGAGCCCCTCGGGCGCTGGCCCCGCCTTACCCCGCTCCGCCCGACGGCGGCGCTTCTCCTCCTGCTTCGCCTTCCGCGCCAACTCCTTCCGTCGCTTGTTGGCCCCGTAGGCTCGGGCCCTTCCTCCCATCATCCGCCTCCTCAAGGCAAAGGCTTCGCCGCGCCCCGGCCCTGGAGAAGGCACGGTGGTGGGCTGGGCCACCCCCCCGGCAGCCGGGGTCAGGGAACGGGCTTAGAAACCGCCCCGACGCGGCGGCCGTCCGCCGCCCCGGTCGCCCCCGGGAGCGCCGCGGGCCGGCCGCTCGCGCGCCTCGCTGACCGTGAGGACCCGACCGCCGAACTCCCGGCCGTTCAGGGCGTTGATGGCGGCCTGCGCCTCCTGGTCCGATGCCATGTCCACGAAGGCGAACCCCCGCGGCCGCCCGGTGTCCCGGTCGGTCACGACGTTGACCGCCTCCACGTGCCGGCCCCCTTCCTCGAAGAGCGCGCGAAGCTGCGCCTCATCCGTCGTGAAGGGGAGGTTGCCCACGTAGACCCGCTTGCCCATGCTCCGTCGCTCCTTCCCCCGCAGGGGGGGCCCCCCCGCCGGATCGGTCCCGGTGGGAAGGGATGGTCACGGCCGGCCCGCTGCCGGGCCAGCCTTCGCGATCCGGCGTCCGCCGCGGCGGCGACGCCTAGACCTTCCGGACGTTGGTGGCCTGGAAGCCCTTGGGGCCCCGCACCACCTCGAACTCGACCTTGTCCCCCTCGGCCAGGGAGCGGAACCCCTCGGACTGAATGGCCGTGTGGTGGACGAAGACGTCCTCGCCGCCTTCCTGCTGGATGAAGCCGTACCCCTTGCTGTCGCTGAACCACTTTACCTGCCCCTGAGCCATCTGCGTTACACCCTTTCCAATGTGGCGGGGGTTACGCCCCGCCCGTGAACCCGACCCCCATGGCCGGGCCAACAAAAAACGCCGCGGGACGTTGGTCCTCGCGGCGTCGTCAACTCCGTCTCGGAGGCGCTACCGTCGGAACCTCGAACCGACGTCACGGTAGACCCCCCGGAGCGCTTTGTCAAGGGGATTTCTCGGGGCGGGACCCCGCGGGCAGCCACCGGTGGCTCGCGGCCGCCTTCCCGTGGTACATTCTCGGCCGGGTCCGCGGCGGGGACCCGAGGAGGAGGCCCTGAAGGTCCTCGGCCTGATGTCCGGGACATCCGCTGACGGAATCGACGCCGCCCTGGTGCAGATCGCGCCGGGGAACCCCCTCCCCCGCCCGAGCCTCCTGCATTTCCGCCAGGTCCCCTTCCCCGCCGAGCTTCGGGCCGAGATCCTGGCGTGCACCGCCCCGCCGGAGGGGACGGTGGACCGGGTCTGCCGCCTCAATGCGAGGCTGGGGGAGGCCTTCGCCGAAGCCGCCCTCGAGTGCCTCCGGGAGGCGGGGGTCGCACCCGAGGAGGTCGCCCTCGTCGGATCCCACGGCCAGACCCTCCACCACCAGCCCCCAGGGCCGGGGGCCGTCGCCCCCCCGGCCACCCTGCAGGTCGGAAGCGCGGCCGTGATCGCGGAGCGCACGGGGATCACGACCGTCGCCGACTTCCGACCGCGGGACCTCGCGGCGGGAGGCGAGGGGGCGCCGCTCACTCCCCTCTTTCACGCCGCCCTGTTCCGCGTGCCCGGCAGGGCGCGGATCGTCCTGAACCTCGGGGGGATCGCGAACCTGACGTACCTCCCGCCGGGGGCGGGCACCGAGGGGGTGCTGGCCTTCGACGTCGGCCCCGGCAATGCTCTCCTGGATGCTCTGGCGGCGCGCTCGAGTGGGGGGGCCGAGACGTACGACCGGGACGGGGCGCTGGCCCGGGGCGGCCGCCCCGCGGCGGCCCTCCTGGCCCGCCTGCTCCGCCACCCGTTCCTGAAGCGCCGCCCCCCCAAGAGCACCGGACGGGAGACCTTCGGGCCCGCCTTCCTGGAGGACCTGCTGGCCTGGCCGGAGGCCCGGGGGCTCACCCCGTCCGACGCGGCCGCCACGCTCACGGCCTTCACGGCCCGCGCCGTGGCCGACGCCGTCGCGACGTTCCTCCCCCCGGGGACCGCCGACCTGCTCCTCTGCGGCGGCGGGGCCCAGAACCCGACCCTCGTCAAGGCGCTGGCCGAGGCCTGCCCGCACCTCCGCTGCCTGAGGACCGACGAGGCCGGCTTCCCCGCCCGCGCCGTGGAGGCGGCCGCCTTCGCTCTCCTCGCCTCCCTCACCGCCACCGGCCGCCCGGGCAACCTCCCGGCCGCGACCGGCGCCCGCGCCCCCGTGATCCTGGGGAGCATCACCCCGGGGCGCACTCTCTCCCGACTCCCCCTCCCGGAGGCCTGATGCCCCTCTCCGGCTACAGCGGAGCCTCCCGCGCGATCCTGGAGCGGATCGAGGCCACCCAGGGAGGCGCGCTCGAGAAGGCGGCGGACTCCGTCTTCGCCTCGCTGAAGGCCGGTGGGGTCCTGCACGTCTTCGGGAGCGGCCACTCCCACGCCGTGGCGGAGGAGGCCTTCCACCGGGCGGGCGGCCTGGTTCCCGTGAACCTGATCCAGGAGGCCTTTCTCACGCCCCTGACGGCGCCCCGGAAGAGCGGCAAGCTCGAGCGGGTGAGCGGCATCGCCGCCGTGCTCCTGGAGGCGAGCGGCGCCCGCGCCGGCGAGGTTCTCCTGGTCATCTCCAACTCGGGGATCAACGCGGTCCCCGTGGAGATGGCCCTGGAGGGGAAGGCCCGGGGCCTCACGGTCCTCGCCCTCACCTCCCTCGCCCACGCGCGGGCGACGGCCTCCCGGCAGGCGAGCGGCAAGCGCCTCTTCGAAGTGGCCGACTGCGTCCTGGATACCTGCGGCGAGGTGGGGGATGCCGCCGTGGCCTACCCCGGGTTGGCGGCCAGGGTCGGCCCCACTTCCCTCCTGGCCGGGGTCTATCTCCTCAATAATCTCGTCTGCCGGGTGGTGGAGCGCTTCCTCGCCGCCGGCCTGACCCCTCCGGTCTTTCTGAGCGCCAACGTGCCGGGGGGGGACGAACACAACCGCGCCCTCGAGGCGCGCTACCGCGATCGGATCCCGGCCCTGTGAGCCAGCCCTCTCCCGCCCGCGCGTCCCTCCGCGGCCTCGCCCTCCTCCTGGCCCTCGCCGGCAGTGTCGGCGCCGCCGACTCCGCCCGGGTGACCCGGGTCCTGGACGGGGATACGATCGCCCTCGAATCCGGCGAGCGCATCCGCTACCTGGGGATCAACACGCCGGAGGCCGGGGAGCCGTTCGCCGCCGAAGCCACGGCGCGCAACGTCGCCCTCGTGCTGGGGCGGAGCGTCACGCTCGAGACCGATGCGGAGCTCCGGGACCAGTACGGCCGGCTCCTGGCCTTCGTCTCCGTCGGGGGGACCTCCGTGAGCGCGACGCTCATCCAGGAGGGCCTGGCCCACGTCCTCGTCATCCCGCCGAACGGGAGG includes:
- a CDS encoding gluconokinase yields the protein MPPVLPSEAEAPLTVALDIGTSSVRALLFDRRGCLLAGREGRAAYAMEVTPDGGVQTDADAMVARAATCLDALLAAPGAPLPPIAAVATSAFWHSLVGVDGSGQAVTPLYSWGDTRSRGEAAELRQRLDEPAIHARTGCPLHPSYLPAKLLWLSRTAPPSFRRAARWMSIGEYLHLCLLGRAACSLSMASGTGLLNQREGTWDAEVLRAISVSPEQLSSLTDLDAPPAGMRAQFASRWPALRDALWFPALGDGACGNVGSGCTGPGRVALMVGTSGAMRALCEAPAGRVPWGLWAYRLDRRRAVLGGALSSGGDVFAWLQGVLRLGAAEEVERELAVLPPDGHGLTCLPFLAGERSPGWAAEARGALVGLRLATRPIEILQAALEAIAYRFALIRELLGQVLPGPTEIVAS
- a CDS encoding RNA-binding protein, which produces MGKRVYVGNLPFTTDEAQLRALFEEGGRHVEAVNVVTDRDTGRPRGFAFVDMASDQEAQAAINALNGREFGGRVLTVSEARERPARGAPGGDRGGGRPPRRGGF
- a CDS encoding cold-shock protein gives rise to the protein MAQGQVKWFSDSKGYGFIQQEGGEDVFVHHTAIQSEGFRSLAEGDKVEFEVVRGPKGFQATNVRKV
- a CDS encoding anhydro-N-acetylmuramic acid kinase; this encodes MVHSRPGPRRGPEEEALKVLGLMSGTSADGIDAALVQIAPGNPLPRPSLLHFRQVPFPAELRAEILACTAPPEGTVDRVCRLNARLGEAFAEAALECLREAGVAPEEVALVGSHGQTLHHQPPGPGAVAPPATLQVGSAAVIAERTGITTVADFRPRDLAAGGEGAPLTPLFHAALFRVPGRARIVLNLGGIANLTYLPPGAGTEGVLAFDVGPGNALLDALAARSSGGAETYDRDGALARGGRPAAALLARLLRHPFLKRRPPKSTGRETFGPAFLEDLLAWPEARGLTPSDAAATLTAFTARAVADAVATFLPPGTADLLLCGGGAQNPTLVKALAEACPHLRCLRTDEAGFPARAVEAAAFALLASLTATGRPGNLPAATGARAPVILGSITPGRTLSRLPLPEA
- a CDS encoding SIS domain-containing protein; this translates as MPLSGYSGASRAILERIEATQGGALEKAADSVFASLKAGGVLHVFGSGHSHAVAEEAFHRAGGLVPVNLIQEAFLTPLTAPRKSGKLERVSGIAAVLLEASGARAGEVLLVISNSGINAVPVEMALEGKARGLTVLALTSLAHARATASRQASGKRLFEVADCVLDTCGEVGDAAVAYPGLAARVGPTSLLAGVYLLNNLVCRVVERFLAAGLTPPVFLSANVPGGDEHNRALEARYRDRIPAL